The Neobacillus sp. OS1-2 genome includes a window with the following:
- a CDS encoding branched-chain amino acid ABC transporter permease: protein MDLIINLTLNGLATGMLIFLLAAGLTLIFGLMDVLNFAHGGLFAWGAYSGLWVYSQTNSFIIGIIGAILTGFLLGIITERWIIKPVYGNHVQQILITLGLMLVLSEMLKVIWGPNQITASPPDYLKGSWELGGVIIIKYRVFIIVVGFLIFAGVQFLLKKTKIGLVVRAGVMNKEMVQALGINIQRVFMFVFMIGAGMAALGGVLLGPYSGVIHAGMGMEFAILAFIVVVIGGMGNFKGSVLAAILVGLSGSFMAYYVPDLSLAVNMLLMAIVLIIRPQGLFGARG, encoded by the coding sequence GTGGATTTAATCATAAATTTAACCTTAAATGGTCTGGCGACAGGGATGCTAATTTTTTTATTGGCGGCCGGTTTAACGCTTATTTTCGGTTTGATGGATGTACTGAATTTTGCTCACGGTGGATTATTCGCCTGGGGAGCGTACAGCGGTCTTTGGGTTTATTCGCAGACAAATAGCTTTATCATCGGGATTATTGGCGCAATCTTGACCGGATTTCTGCTCGGAATTATCACTGAAAGATGGATTATTAAACCGGTTTATGGAAACCATGTGCAGCAAATCTTAATCACACTTGGTCTGATGCTTGTTTTATCCGAAATGCTGAAGGTTATTTGGGGACCCAATCAAATCACGGCATCGCCTCCGGATTATTTAAAGGGAAGTTGGGAGCTTGGCGGCGTTATTATCATCAAGTACCGGGTATTTATCATAGTGGTCGGGTTTCTCATTTTTGCAGGGGTGCAATTTTTGCTTAAAAAAACAAAGATTGGCCTTGTTGTCCGAGCCGGTGTCATGAATAAAGAAATGGTGCAAGCACTTGGAATCAATATTCAACGGGTGTTTATGTTTGTTTTTATGATTGGTGCCGGGATGGCGGCGCTAGGCGGGGTGCTGCTCGGACCGTACTCCGGCGTTATTCATGCCGGTATGGGGATGGAATTCGCCATCTTAGCCTTTATTGTCGTTGTCATTGGGGGAATGGGAAATTTCAAAGGTTCGGTACTGGCGGCGATTCTGGTTGGGCTTTCAGGATCATTTATGGCTTATTATGTTCCAGATTTATCATTGGCCGTTAATATGCTCCTAATGGCGATTGTGTTAATTATTCGACCGCAGGGCTTATTTGGAGCGAGGGGGTGA